The following are encoded together in the Adhaeribacter arboris genome:
- the hisIE gene encoding bifunctional phosphoribosyl-AMP cyclohydrolase/phosphoribosyl-ATP diphosphatase HisIE yields the protein MLLDFAKAGGLLPAVIQNHATQEVLMVGFMNQEAYEKTRQEKVVTFFSRTKNRLWTKGETSGNFLHVVSIQADCDQDTVLIKVNPVGPVCHTGARTCFEPAPQEGELLEEQNASVVFLEYLENLIQNRRNNPLEKSYTNLLFEKGIQKIAQKVGEEAVETVIDAVAGNTDRLKEEVADLLYHLLVLLAASDLKLHDVVQILQERHRK from the coding sequence ATGTTATTAGATTTTGCCAAAGCCGGTGGTCTGCTACCAGCCGTTATACAAAACCACGCTACCCAGGAAGTACTTATGGTTGGATTTATGAACCAGGAGGCTTACGAGAAAACGCGGCAGGAAAAAGTAGTTACTTTCTTCTCCCGCACTAAAAACCGACTCTGGACCAAAGGGGAAACCAGTGGTAATTTCCTGCACGTAGTCAGCATCCAAGCCGATTGTGACCAGGATACGGTATTAATAAAAGTAAACCCGGTTGGTCCGGTTTGCCATACCGGTGCCCGGACTTGTTTTGAACCAGCACCACAGGAAGGTGAATTACTTGAAGAACAAAATGCTAGCGTTGTTTTTTTAGAATACCTCGAAAATTTGATTCAGAATCGACGAAATAACCCGCTGGAAAAATCTTATACGAATCTACTTTTTGAGAAAGGAATTCAGAAAATTGCTCAAAAAGTAGGGGAAGAGGCGGTGGAAACCGTAATTGACGCGGTAGCGGGTAATACAGATCGTTTAAAAGAAGAAGTAGCGGATTTATTGTATCACTTACTAGTTTTACTGGCAGCATCCGATTTAAAGTTACATGATGTGGTTCAGATATTACAAGAGCGGCATCGTAAATAG
- a CDS encoding zinc ribbon domain-containing protein: MPKSLVCQSCSVAVIEDAFFCHNCGLQVKCKGCGEKVISGSKNCSHCGLPVIKTSHSTSINTFKLRENKEERIYEIEFTNEVGKEIKEVIADLLKNKLTPTDNEEQNVGQLVTTESVKQAEVKELIPAPTTVTSPQLEVTPLPIFHTGQEDREAVYPHLNDLEIRLDCKENEWLLLFSFYNSNFGANTFTKDIIWQLYKDKRKTETRFKNLGTNWRSLFKKYLATVKENEFRFTNAGLQKVKSLLRINHDNAENNFVARKSNSVSNTRMNTIRTMPVSRKVVANSIVPNEFDVYKNEYKEALEAFFRRKNPGNGNPNRIITIAYYITKINHQEYFTEGNIDYAYRILNLNNKPAHLKQIIINLKNERLWFQKIIDNTTTGWKLTRQGEIYVEEKLPARA; encoded by the coding sequence ATGCCTAAAAGTTTAGTTTGTCAGTCGTGTTCTGTCGCTGTTATTGAAGATGCTTTCTTCTGCCACAATTGTGGCTTACAAGTAAAATGTAAAGGTTGTGGCGAAAAGGTAATCTCCGGATCAAAAAACTGTAGCCATTGTGGTCTTCCCGTAATTAAAACTAGTCATAGTACTTCTATTAACACTTTTAAATTAAGGGAAAATAAAGAAGAACGAATCTATGAGATTGAATTTACCAACGAGGTTGGTAAAGAAATTAAAGAAGTAATAGCGGATTTATTAAAAAATAAATTAACGCCTACTGATAATGAAGAGCAAAACGTTGGTCAACTGGTAACAACCGAATCAGTAAAGCAAGCAGAGGTAAAGGAGTTAATACCTGCACCAACAACAGTTACGTCACCGCAATTAGAAGTAACACCACTACCAATCTTTCATACTGGTCAGGAAGACCGTGAAGCTGTTTATCCGCATCTGAATGACTTAGAAATACGGCTTGACTGTAAAGAAAACGAATGGTTGTTACTATTTTCTTTTTATAATTCGAATTTCGGCGCAAATACTTTTACGAAAGATATTATCTGGCAATTGTATAAAGACAAAAGGAAAACCGAAACACGCTTTAAGAATTTAGGTACGAATTGGCGCTCCTTATTTAAAAAATACCTGGCGACCGTTAAAGAAAATGAATTTCGGTTTACTAACGCCGGTTTACAAAAAGTTAAAAGTTTGCTGCGAATAAACCATGATAATGCGGAAAATAACTTTGTGGCCCGCAAAAGCAATTCTGTAAGTAATACCCGAATGAATACCATACGCACTATGCCTGTTTCCCGAAAAGTAGTAGCCAATAGTATTGTGCCCAATGAGTTCGATGTGTATAAAAATGAGTATAAAGAAGCATTGGAAGCTTTTTTTCGGCGGAAAAATCCGGGTAATGGCAATCCTAACCGTATTATAACCATTGCTTATTACATTACTAAAATTAACCACCAGGAATATTTTACCGAAGGTAACATCGACTACGCTTATCGGATTTTAAACTTAAATAACAAACCGGCACATTTGAAACAAATTATTATAAACTTAAAAAATGAACGCCTCTGGTTCCAAAAAATAATTGATAATACAACTACTGGCTGGAAATTGACCCGCCAAGGAGAAATTTATGTGGAAGAGAAATTACCGGCACGAGCTTAA
- the hisF gene encoding imidazole glycerol phosphate synthase subunit HisF, with translation MLTKRIIPCLDIKNGRTVKGVMFENIRDAGDPVALGAEYARQGADELVFLDITATNEERKTFAQLVREIARHIDIPFTVGGGIGAIRDVEVLLHEGADKVSINSAAIKEPQLVYDLAKRFGSQCITVAIDTKLTSHGWKVFSRAGTLETEHATLDWAKQITDLGAGEILLTSMSHDGTKNGFALDITGAVSQGVSIPVIASGGAGQMTHFADVFNQAQADAALAASIFHFGEIPIPDLKQYLANQGLPIRLCY, from the coding sequence ATGTTAACCAAACGTATTATTCCTTGCCTGGATATTAAAAACGGACGCACGGTAAAAGGGGTAATGTTCGAAAATATCCGGGATGCAGGTGACCCGGTGGCCTTAGGGGCCGAGTATGCTCGCCAAGGAGCCGATGAACTGGTTTTTTTAGATATTACTGCTACTAACGAAGAACGTAAAACTTTTGCCCAGTTGGTCCGGGAAATTGCCCGCCACATTGATATTCCGTTCACGGTTGGCGGCGGTATTGGTGCTATTCGCGACGTAGAAGTTTTATTACACGAAGGAGCTGATAAAGTTTCTATTAATTCTGCCGCGATTAAAGAACCGCAATTAGTCTATGATCTGGCTAAAAGATTCGGTAGTCAGTGCATTACCGTGGCCATTGATACCAAACTAACTAGTCATGGTTGGAAAGTATTTAGTCGCGCGGGTACGCTGGAAACAGAACACGCCACACTAGATTGGGCAAAACAAATTACCGATTTAGGAGCCGGCGAAATTTTGTTAACTTCCATGAGCCATGATGGTACCAAGAACGGTTTTGCTTTAGATATTACTGGTGCCGTTTCACAAGGAGTTTCGATACCCGTTATTGCTTCGGGAGGAGCCGGGCAAATGACGCATTTTGCGGATGTTTTTAATCAAGCACAAGCGGATGCCGCCTTAGCTGCCAGTATATTTCACTTCGGAGAAATTCCAATTCCTGATCTTAAACAATATTTAGCTAACCAGGGTTTACCCATTCGTTTATGTTATTAG
- a CDS encoding DinB family protein, producing MAEKNNLEVWLRGPIAEIPASLQPVAHALLQAREEVNELTKDFPENLLWKKPGPVATPGFHLQHLTGVLDRLFTYARGESLNSDQLESLAKESNPDKASWKLAVLVQNFHFQVDKAIAQLKSTASSQLLETRAVGRDKIPSTVLGLLFHAAEHTQRHLGQLLVTVKVLKALPDSLIIE from the coding sequence ATGGCGGAAAAGAATAATTTAGAAGTTTGGTTGCGCGGGCCAATTGCGGAAATACCGGCTAGTTTACAACCTGTAGCTCATGCATTGCTGCAGGCCCGAGAAGAAGTAAATGAACTAACGAAGGATTTCCCAGAGAATTTACTTTGGAAAAAACCTGGTCCAGTAGCAACGCCGGGCTTTCACCTGCAACACCTTACCGGAGTACTAGATCGTTTATTTACCTACGCCCGGGGCGAATCTTTAAATTCTGATCAGTTGGAGAGTTTGGCAAAGGAAAGTAATCCTGATAAAGCATCATGGAAATTAGCTGTTTTAGTTCAAAATTTTCATTTTCAGGTAGATAAAGCCATTGCCCAGCTAAAATCAACTGCTAGCAGCCAATTGCTGGAGACCAGAGCGGTTGGACGAGATAAAATACCTTCAACCGTTCTTGGTTTACTCTTTCACGCCGCAGAACATACGCAACGGCATTTAGGTCAATTATTGGTAACGGTAAAAGTTTTAAAAGCCTTACCTGATTCGCTTATTATTGAATGA
- the hisH gene encoding imidazole glycerol phosphate synthase subunit HisH gives MSIVIIDYKGGNVQSVKFALERLGAEATLSADPEIIRSADKIIFPGEGEASSAMEELRARGLDKVIPELTQPFLGICLGIQLLCRHSEENDTQMLDILPINVIKFNNGLKVPHMGWNTLFNLKGDLFNGVKEQDYVYFVHSYYLPVCEYTIATGAYPEPFSAAVQYKNFYAMQFHTEKSGPTGTRIIQNFLAL, from the coding sequence ATGAGTATTGTTATCATTGATTATAAAGGCGGCAATGTGCAATCGGTTAAGTTTGCGCTGGAAAGATTAGGCGCCGAAGCTACCTTGAGCGCAGATCCGGAAATTATCCGTAGTGCCGATAAAATTATCTTTCCGGGCGAAGGAGAAGCAAGTTCCGCTATGGAGGAACTTAGGGCTAGAGGCTTAGATAAAGTTATCCCCGAATTAACCCAGCCTTTTTTAGGCATTTGCCTGGGCATCCAGTTATTATGCCGGCATTCCGAAGAAAACGATACCCAAATGCTTGATATTCTGCCCATAAATGTAATTAAGTTTAATAATGGCTTGAAGGTGCCGCACATGGGGTGGAATACTTTATTTAATTTGAAAGGCGATTTATTTAACGGAGTAAAGGAGCAGGATTACGTTTATTTCGTCCATAGTTACTACTTACCCGTATGTGAATACACCATTGCTACCGGTGCTTATCCGGAGCCTTTTAGTGCCGCTGTACAATACAAAAATTTTTATGCCATGCAGTTTCATACCGAAAAAAGTGGCCCGACTGGTACGCGTATTATTCAGAACTTTCTTGCTTTATGA
- a CDS encoding MBL fold metallo-hydrolase, producing the protein MPENFICTTCGVQYAATETEPAHCIICEDDRQYVNWQGQTWTTLAEMQRKYQNEIQLVEPGLYRIQTTPKFGIAQKAHLIISPNGNILWDCVTLLNDETINFIKKIGGIQAVALSHPHYYSTIVNWSRAFVNAPIYIHALDQEWVTQPDQSIQFWEGKSLELNDGIKIINCGGHFPGACVLHWPAGADNQGVVLSGDTLQVAMDRQSVSFMYSYPNLIPLRQVEILAIRKAMEDIRFARMYGAFEPHIGQNARQAFDHSINRYLQIYE; encoded by the coding sequence ATGCCGGAAAATTTTATTTGTACTACTTGTGGCGTGCAGTACGCTGCAACTGAAACCGAACCTGCCCATTGCATCATCTGCGAAGATGATCGTCAGTACGTGAATTGGCAAGGGCAAACCTGGACTACTCTGGCGGAAATGCAACGCAAGTACCAAAACGAGATTCAACTCGTTGAACCTGGTTTATATAGAATTCAGACTACCCCTAAATTTGGTATTGCCCAGAAAGCGCATTTAATTATAAGCCCGAACGGGAATATTTTATGGGATTGCGTTACCCTGCTCAACGACGAAACCATAAACTTTATTAAAAAAATAGGCGGTATTCAGGCCGTTGCGCTTTCGCATCCGCATTATTATTCAACTATTGTTAATTGGAGTCGGGCGTTTGTTAATGCGCCCATTTATATTCACGCTCTTGATCAGGAGTGGGTAACGCAACCAGACCAATCTATTCAGTTCTGGGAAGGAAAAAGCCTGGAACTGAACGACGGGATTAAAATTATAAATTGTGGCGGGCATTTTCCGGGGGCTTGTGTCCTGCATTGGCCCGCCGGAGCCGATAACCAGGGAGTTGTTTTATCCGGCGATACCCTCCAGGTAGCCATGGACCGGCAATCCGTTTCTTTTATGTATTCGTATCCTAATCTAATACCTTTGCGTCAGGTCGAAATACTGGCTATTCGTAAAGCAATGGAAGATATTCGTTTTGCCCGGATGTACGGTGCTTTTGAGCCCCACATCGGGCAAAATGCCCGGCAAGCTTTTGATCATTCTATAAACCGGTACCTTCAGATCTACGAATAA
- the hisA gene encoding 1-(5-phosphoribosyl)-5-[(5-phosphoribosylamino)methylideneamino]imidazole-4-carboxamide isomerase, producing MMQIIPAIDIIGGQCVRLTEGDFAQQKTYASNPVEVAKQFADAGLTRLHLVDLDGARARKPQNLAVLEAIASQTNLIIDFGGGIQSEEAIQQAFNAGANQITAGSIAVREPDLVQNWLETFGPDKIIIGADFRDNFISINAWAEQSTISLPDFIQQYLQAAAKTFICTDVSKDGKLQGPATQTYAQLVKTFPGASFIASGGVTTIQDVEELGAAGLTGVIIGKAIYEGTISLADLKRFVC from the coding sequence ATGATGCAGATTATCCCGGCAATTGATATTATCGGAGGCCAATGCGTGCGCTTAACCGAAGGTGATTTCGCTCAGCAAAAAACCTATGCCAGTAATCCGGTGGAAGTGGCAAAACAGTTTGCGGACGCGGGTCTTACGCGCTTGCATTTAGTTGATTTAGACGGGGCTCGGGCACGAAAACCACAAAACTTAGCGGTATTAGAAGCCATTGCTAGTCAAACCAATTTAATAATTGATTTTGGGGGTGGCATCCAATCAGAGGAAGCTATCCAGCAGGCTTTTAATGCCGGGGCAAATCAGATTACAGCCGGTAGTATCGCCGTCCGGGAACCTGATTTGGTGCAGAATTGGTTAGAAACATTCGGACCAGATAAAATAATTATTGGAGCAGATTTCCGGGATAACTTTATTTCTATCAATGCTTGGGCGGAACAATCTACAATTTCACTCCCGGATTTTATTCAGCAATATTTACAAGCCGCAGCTAAAACCTTTATTTGTACCGACGTTAGTAAAGATGGTAAATTGCAAGGACCGGCTACCCAAACGTATGCCCAACTAGTCAAAACTTTTCCCGGGGCTAGTTTTATTGCGAGCGGTGGGGTTACCACTATTCAAGATGTAGAGGAACTGGGAGCAGCTGGTTTAACAGGTGTTATTATTGGTAAAGCCATCTACGAAGGAACCATTTCGCTGGCTGATTTAAAAAGATTTGTATGTTAA
- a CDS encoding phage holin family protein, with protein sequence MNYLINLLVNAGVVMLLAYILPQIRVKSFGTALWVAFLISILNLTVGFLLRLPLNLVTFFLLGFLVRLVVTAIIIKLVDKLVSNFEVRGFWPALVIAIALAVAGALFDRNEAEERYDTAYQTTLNYPSVI encoded by the coding sequence ATGAATTACCTTATTAATCTTTTAGTTAACGCCGGTGTAGTCATGCTGTTGGCTTACATATTACCCCAAATACGTGTAAAAAGCTTTGGGACCGCGTTGTGGGTGGCATTTTTAATAAGTATCCTTAATTTAACAGTTGGTTTTTTGCTGCGATTACCGCTTAACTTGGTTACGTTTTTTTTATTAGGGTTTTTAGTACGGTTGGTAGTTACTGCTATTATAATTAAGTTAGTTGATAAATTAGTCAGTAACTTTGAAGTACGTGGTTTTTGGCCGGCTCTGGTTATTGCCATTGCTTTAGCCGTAGCTGGGGCACTTTTCGATCGTAATGAAGCAGAAGAGCGGTATGATACAGCTTACCAAACTACCCTTAACTATCCTTCAGTTATTTAA
- the hisD gene encoding histidinol dehydrogenase: MLKKVVYPDRATWPELIKRPVQEYETIEEQIKTVFNQVRDNGDKALLDFTAQFDKVSLNSLLVTPEELKVAAEQIPQELQLAIRQACANITAFHESQREVKFPIETMPGVRCWRKSVAIEKVGLYIPGGTAPLFSTLLMLGIPAKLAGCQEIVLCTPPRQDGTIHPAILFTASLLQISTIRKVGGSQAIAALTFGTESIPAVSKIFGPGNQFVTVAKQMAGKYGVAIDMPAGPSEVLIIADETANPAFVAADLLSQAEHGVDSQVVFVTNSEKLLSLVEESLKEQLNNLSRKAIAAKTLTNSLGILLKDSTEMLAFSNLYAPEHLIIAVKEYEQLAEKITNAGSVFLGEYSPESVGDYASGTNHTLPTNGYARVYSGVSLDSFVKKITYQHLTPQGLQLIGPTVEVMADAEGLDAHRQAVSIRLKSLSHV, translated from the coding sequence ATGTTAAAGAAAGTAGTATACCCTGATCGGGCAACCTGGCCAGAGTTAATAAAGCGACCCGTACAAGAGTATGAAACCATTGAGGAACAAATTAAAACTGTTTTTAACCAGGTACGCGATAACGGAGATAAAGCTTTATTAGACTTTACGGCCCAGTTTGATAAGGTAAGTTTAAATAGTTTGCTGGTTACCCCGGAAGAGTTAAAGGTGGCCGCTGAGCAAATACCTCAGGAATTACAATTAGCTATTCGGCAAGCCTGCGCCAACATAACTGCTTTCCACGAGAGCCAACGCGAAGTTAAATTTCCCATCGAAACAATGCCCGGGGTTCGTTGCTGGCGCAAAAGTGTGGCGATTGAAAAGGTAGGCCTTTACATTCCGGGTGGTACGGCTCCTTTATTTTCTACCTTATTAATGTTAGGTATTCCTGCTAAACTAGCCGGTTGCCAGGAAATTGTGTTATGCACGCCACCCCGGCAAGATGGAACCATTCATCCTGCTATTTTATTTACGGCTTCCCTACTTCAAATTTCGACTATCCGGAAAGTGGGAGGAAGTCAGGCTATTGCGGCACTTACTTTTGGTACCGAATCCATACCAGCCGTTTCTAAAATATTCGGTCCCGGAAACCAATTCGTTACGGTCGCTAAGCAAATGGCCGGTAAGTACGGTGTGGCTATTGATATGCCGGCCGGTCCTTCGGAAGTTTTAATAATTGCCGATGAAACTGCCAATCCAGCATTTGTGGCGGCTGATTTACTTTCGCAGGCGGAGCATGGCGTAGATTCACAGGTAGTGTTTGTTACAAATTCCGAAAAATTACTTTCATTAGTGGAGGAATCTTTGAAAGAGCAATTGAATAATCTATCCCGTAAAGCTATTGCCGCCAAAACCTTAACCAACAGTTTAGGAATTCTACTGAAAGATTCAACTGAAATGCTGGCTTTTTCTAATCTGTACGCCCCCGAACACTTGATAATAGCTGTAAAAGAATATGAGCAATTAGCCGAGAAAATTACCAATGCCGGTTCCGTTTTTTTAGGTGAGTATAGTCCGGAATCAGTGGGGGATTATGCTTCCGGAACAAATCATACATTACCTACCAACGGCTATGCCCGGGTCTACAGCGGGGTTTCCTTAGATTCATTTGTTAAAAAAATTACTTATCAGCATCTTACTCCGCAAGGTTTACAATTAATTGGTCCTACGGTAGAGGTAATGGCCGATGCCGAAGGTTTGGATGCCCATCGGCAAGCGGTTAGTATTCGTTTAAAAAGTTTATCTCATGTTTAA
- the hisC gene encoding histidinol-phosphate transaminase, whose product MFKLTNLVRPNIRGMKPYSSARDEFEGEASIFIDANENNLGSMAANQQYNRYPDPHQKALKAAIAQVKAVRPEQIFLGNGSDEAIDLLIRLVCQPGHDQILAFSPTYGMYEVSANLNDVELKLVRLDENFQLQLNKLQGQIHSEIKIIFICSPNNPSGNLINRSSIEYILKSFSGLVVIDEAYIDFSAEESWTTQLSNYPNLVVLQTFSKAWGMAALRLGMAFASEEIISFLNKIKPPYNINEATQQIALSALQNTSRLPLMVNEIKANRDFLADALTHLPVIKRVYPSEANFILVEVSDANAIYSYLLNNGIVVRNRTNQPGCTNCLRVSVGTKDENERLLTCLKSYI is encoded by the coding sequence ATGTTTAAACTGACAAATTTGGTACGCCCGAATATCCGGGGCATGAAACCTTATTCTTCCGCCCGGGATGAATTTGAAGGGGAAGCCAGCATTTTTATTGATGCGAATGAGAATAATCTGGGCAGTATGGCGGCCAACCAACAGTACAATCGTTATCCTGACCCACATCAAAAAGCGTTAAAAGCCGCTATTGCTCAAGTTAAAGCCGTTCGGCCGGAACAGATTTTTCTGGGTAATGGCTCCGACGAAGCAATCGATCTTTTAATTAGGTTGGTTTGTCAACCGGGCCATGACCAAATTTTAGCTTTTAGTCCTACCTATGGCATGTACGAGGTATCGGCCAATCTTAACGACGTAGAATTAAAGCTGGTTAGATTAGACGAGAACTTTCAGCTGCAATTAAATAAGCTGCAGGGGCAAATTCATTCGGAAATCAAAATTATTTTTATCTGCTCGCCTAACAATCCCAGCGGGAATTTAATTAACCGCAGTAGTATCGAATATATTCTAAAATCTTTCTCGGGTTTAGTCGTGATAGATGAAGCGTATATTGATTTTTCTGCGGAAGAAAGCTGGACTACGCAATTAAGTAATTACCCTAATTTGGTGGTTTTACAGACCTTTTCTAAAGCCTGGGGTATGGCCGCTTTAAGATTAGGAATGGCTTTTGCCTCGGAAGAAATAATTTCTTTTTTAAATAAAATTAAGCCTCCTTATAACATTAACGAAGCTACGCAACAAATTGCCTTAAGTGCTTTACAAAACACCAGTCGCTTACCTTTAATGGTAAATGAAATTAAAGCGAACCGGGATTTTCTCGCGGATGCCTTAACGCATTTGCCCGTAATTAAAAGAGTTTATCCTTCAGAGGCTAATTTTATTTTGGTAGAAGTAAGCGATGCCAATGCGATATATTCTTACTTGTTAAACAATGGGATTGTAGTTAGAAACCGCACCAATCAACCGGGCTGTACGAATTGCCTGAGAGTTTCTGTTGGCACTAAAGATGAAAATGAACGGCTCCTTACTTGTTTGAAAAGCTATATTTAG
- a CDS encoding DUF4256 domain-containing protein encodes MNSIISNNQELALDQREELLRTLKARFEKNKNRHPELEWTNIVAKLEANIQKLWSLYEMERTGGEPDVIGYDKNTGEYIFYDCAAESPKGRRSICYDREALESRKEHKPANNALDMAAAMGIEILTEEQYRELQKLGNFDSKTSSWIKTPAEIRKLGGAIYADFRYGQIFVYHNGADSYYAVRGFRGSLKV; translated from the coding sequence ATGAACAGCATAATTAGCAATAATCAAGAATTAGCATTAGACCAACGTGAAGAACTCCTTAGAACGCTGAAAGCCCGTTTTGAGAAAAACAAGAATCGCCATCCAGAACTCGAATGGACTAATATAGTAGCCAAGTTAGAAGCTAATATCCAAAAACTATGGTCACTTTATGAAATGGAAAGAACTGGCGGTGAACCGGATGTTATTGGTTATGATAAAAACACAGGCGAATACATTTTTTATGATTGTGCCGCGGAAAGTCCTAAAGGTCGCCGAAGTATTTGCTACGACCGCGAAGCGCTGGAGTCAAGAAAAGAACATAAACCCGCCAATAATGCCCTTGATATGGCGGCGGCCATGGGCATTGAAATTTTAACCGAAGAACAATACCGAGAGCTGCAGAAACTTGGTAATTTCGATTCAAAAACCTCGAGCTGGATCAAAACGCCTGCAGAAATTAGAAAGCTAGGAGGTGCCATCTATGCTGATTTTCGCTACGGCCAAATCTTCGTGTACCACAACGGCGCCGATTCTTATTATGCCGTCAGAGGGTTCCGGGGCTCGCTAAAAGTTTAA
- the hisB gene encoding bifunctional histidinol-phosphatase/imidazoleglycerol-phosphate dehydratase HisB — MKKVLFIDRDGTLLIEPKTDYQVDSFEKFSFIPGVIRNLFKISSELDYEFVMVTNQDGLGTSSYPEDTFWPYQNKMLEILAGEGITFTEILIDRSFEHENLPTRKPGIGMLQKYFNGNYDLMNSYVIGDRVTDIKLADNLGCKAIYLNNNSSNETAYSAKNWDQIYNYLRLPARKASIIRNTNETKIKVDLNIDGTGEMRIHTGLGFFDHMLEQLSKHSGADMQIQVEGDLHIDEHHTIEDTAIAIGEALGQALGDKRGISRYGYLLPMDDVLAQVALDFSGRPWLVWEADFKRERVGDMPTEMFFHFFKSFSDAAKCNLNVKAEGTNEHHKIEAIFKAVAKSIKMAVARDINKMEIPSTKGIL; from the coding sequence ATGAAAAAAGTTTTATTTATTGACCGGGATGGAACATTACTAATCGAGCCGAAAACCGATTATCAAGTTGATTCATTCGAAAAATTTTCCTTCATCCCAGGCGTTATTCGAAACTTATTTAAGATTTCATCTGAATTGGATTATGAGTTTGTAATGGTTACCAATCAGGATGGATTAGGTACTTCTTCTTATCCCGAAGATACTTTCTGGCCTTACCAGAACAAGATGCTGGAAATTTTAGCCGGAGAAGGAATAACTTTCACTGAAATTCTGATTGATAGAAGCTTCGAGCATGAAAATCTACCAACCCGTAAGCCAGGGATTGGGATGTTACAGAAATACTTTAACGGCAATTATGATTTAATGAATTCTTATGTAATTGGCGATAGAGTTACCGACATAAAACTGGCTGATAATCTTGGTTGTAAAGCAATTTACTTGAACAACAACTCAAGCAATGAAACTGCTTATTCTGCGAAAAACTGGGACCAGATTTATAACTATCTTCGTTTACCTGCCCGTAAAGCCAGCATCATCCGGAATACCAACGAAACTAAAATTAAAGTTGATTTAAATATAGATGGTACAGGCGAAATGCGCATTCATACGGGATTGGGCTTTTTTGATCACATGTTAGAACAATTAAGCAAGCATTCGGGTGCCGATATGCAGATTCAAGTGGAAGGAGACTTACATATTGACGAACATCATACCATTGAAGATACCGCCATTGCCATCGGAGAAGCTTTGGGGCAAGCGTTAGGCGATAAACGAGGAATTAGCCGATACGGGTATTTATTACCTATGGATGATGTATTAGCCCAGGTAGCTTTAGATTTCTCCGGTCGGCCCTGGTTAGTTTGGGAAGCCGACTTTAAACGCGAAAGAGTGGGAGATATGCCTACGGAAATGTTTTTTCATTTTTTTAAATCATTTTCCGACGCTGCCAAATGCAACCTGAACGTGAAGGCCGAGGGTACCAATGAACACCACAAAATCGAAGCAATTTTTAAAGCAGTCGCCAAGTCCATTAAAATGGCGGTTGCGCGTGACATAAACAAAATGGAAATCCCGAGTACCAAAGGTATTTTATAA